A segment of the Symmachiella macrocystis genome:
CGCGGAGCATTTTGGATTGGAAGGCGAACACGATTTGAACATGTCACGCAACTTCGCTGCGGGACCGGTGGAGCGATTGTTGTTTGCGCCGCACAATGTGGGCTACCACCTGGACCACCATTTGTTCCCATCGGTGCCGTATTACAATCTCCCGCAGTTACATGCCGCACTGCTGCAGCATCCCGAATACGCCGACCACGCGCATCAAAACGATTCGCTGCTGGGGCTGCGAGGCAAAAGCGTGCTCAACGACGTCTTGCCCGCCTAAACGACACGGGGCCATGTTGAGTAGTTGCGTAGGTCATGCTGTGCATGACGTCAGGATGACTGGGGACGAGTGCTAGCTCGCCCCCAGGTCGTTTGATAAGCCTACACCTCACGTACTGGGGGCAGACTGTGTCCGTCCCCAGCCACCCTCCTCTACAACAAGCCAAACTTTTGTAGGGTGATCGTGGCGGAGATGGTGGCGACCGTCCAGAAGAAACAGCCCGACAAGAACAACGTGATGCGGGCGAACCAACCGGGGCGGATTTGTTGCGGCAACAGCACCAAGTTCAGCCACAAGGTGTGCCAACAACTGAATCCCAAAGCGAAGTTGAAAATCGTCGTCGCGATCAACAAGAGCGTGACCGGTTTGCCGAGCGATAACATGGTCATTCCGAACGTCGCATACACCGCAAGTACGGCAAAATAGACGTAACGGATATGTTTGGGCTCGACTTTGTGAAGTCGCGGACTGGATGTCCAGAAGACATCGACCCAGCGGCGAATCACGCCATCCGCCGAGGTGGCCATACTGGGTGCTAACACGAGAAATCCGCAGAACAGCGTCATGAACCAAGCCAATTGCCCCAGCGTGCCGCCCACCGCATCCTGCACAGCTCCGGCGGTCATACCGGCGGCCGTCCATTGGTCGTCGATGACGGCGCCTCGCGGTAAAAATTGTACCGAGAGCATACTGGGCAGCGCCAACCCAAAGAAGCAAGCCGGCATCCAGACGACGAGTTGGTCGCGGAGAATGTGTTTGTACCAACGCTTCCAGCGGGGCAGGCTTTCCTCGTTGACGACAAAGACGGTTCCCTCGTGCGAGAGTTCCAGATCCTGGCCGCCGACAACGCTGGGAATGGCTCCGACAAGGTGCCCCATGCCCCAACCTTGGTCGCGGGTGTAATTGCTGACCGGAGTGTTGGACAGTCCTCCCGAGCCGGATATCGCCACCAACGCCGACAGAAACGCGATCATCGACCAGTCGATATCGGGCATTGGTTCGCCGCGATACAGCGTGGTGAAAATGTTGGCGACATTGTCGCCGTCGCGGGTCACGTGGCCATCTTTGTTGGGACCGTCGATATCAACAAATTTGTCCAATTGTCCGTCTTGATCCGCATCGAGCGGAAATTCTGTGTCCGGCACGTCGTCGTTGTTGGTGTCGAGCAACACCGTCTTATCCGGTTGGCCATCCTTGTCCAAGTCGGGCCAATAGACCGTTTCGTCCCCTTGTTGGATGGTCACCATATTGTCGGGTTGGCCGGTTTCGTAGATATCCGTCGCATCCGGTTTTCCATCACCATCGGAATCCAACAACGGTTTGAGCATCGGTTCCTTGACGTCGAGTCGCCCGTCGTGGTCCCAGTCCTCGCCGGGGTCCAGTTTTCCATTGTGGTTGAGATCCTCACCGCGACGGATGGGGACGTTGCCGAATTTGACAAAGCCGCCAAAGATGTCGACCCAGGTGGCGGTGTGGGAATAGAACATGCCCAAGACAACCAAAAAGCCCAAGACGGTAATAATCTTGAACGTCATAAGCGCTTTGAGCGAGTTGTAGATCTTTCCGCCAAAGATCAACGGAATCATGGCAGCCAGAAAAATCCCATAACCCAAGTACTTGAGCAGATGCCGTTCATAGACCACGTTTTCGGGATCGGGAATATGCCCCAGAATGACGGCCGCTAAAGGTGTCGCTGCGTTGGCCGCCAGATAGGGAAACACAGATCCAAAATCGAGCAGCAGATAGATGAAGACCCAAAATGTGGGGCCGGGGACCATGCGGAATTTGCCGGTGAAGATCGGCTCGCCGGTATAGAGCGTGTAACGGCTGATCTCCAAGTTGTAGATCACTTGCCCCAGGATACTGAGCGTCGCTAACCACAACAGGCTGCCGCCATATTTCGCGGTTACCAAAGGCCCCATCAGCCACTCGCCGCCGCCGATCGCCGACCCACCCATCAGTAAGCCCGGTCCGAGCAACAACGTCCACTGCCTCCAACCAAATTTGGGGGCGTCGATCAATTCCCCCACATTCCAGGCCGGCATGTTGGCGACGCCCGGCATTTGGTCTTTGGGAACTTTTCTTTTACCGGTATCGAGTTCAGTCACGTCATCGGCGGAGAATTGCGGCGTCTCGGACATATTCAGCTCGCTTGTGGCGGTTGAGTCATTCAAGTTCCATAAACGGGCCCCCAGTCAAATCGGGGGTTGAGGAGTTCAAGCGGCGAACTTGTCTCCAGCCCTCGGGTCCTCCGAGGGCTCAGGTCGCGTCATCAGGGCATGACGAACTCGTGTTCTCCCTCGCGGACGGTCAAGACCGGGCAAGGGGCTTTGCGGACGATTTTTTCCGCCACCGAACCAAGTAGCACGTGCGCGATCGCGCCGCGACCGTGCGTCCCGACAATGACCAAATCCACGTCTTCGGCTTTGGCAGCTCGGATCACCTCAAAAAAGGCGCTCCCTTCCACAATCAGCGACCGGCCGTTTTTGATGCCAGAGTCAGCAATGATTTTGGCGCATTCTTTCTCTGCCGCTTCCCGTTGTTGTTCTTGGAAGTTTGGCGGAAAATAGCCTTCGCCGGTTGGCGGGATTTGCGAAATCAAATCGGGCGCTTCGACGACGTGGCACAGAATCACTTCGCTATCAAAAGCCTGCGCTAATGCGGTGGCGTACTTGACGGCGACATTTGAGTGTTCGCTAAAGTCAGTCGCCACGAGAATACGTTTGAGGTTAATCATGTTGACTCGCCCTCGGAAAATAGTGAACCGGCGAAGACGAGTGCGGATGATTGATCCGCGAAACCTGTCTCCTCCGGCGTGTTTGGCAATAACTGGCAATCTTGATTCTAATCGGATCACACTGGGAAACCCAACCATGAGGCTACCGAAAAGGGAAAACCGGAACGATTTACAGCGACCGGCTGATCCCAACGATTTTCGATCATTTGCCCAAAACAGAGTGGCATGAATTGCAAAACCTCGCACGGTTTAGGGATTTGTGCGGCTGCATTGCTCCGGAGACGTCGGTGTGACATGCTGAAAACCGCATCGTCGCTATGCACACCCGCAGACCGAACGCCGGGGTTTTCAAATGCCGACGCGGTTGCTCTACTAAGGCGCAGAGAGATAATGCGCAATAGACCAACTGCTTTCACTGTATGATGAGAATTCAAAACTTCCGATGGCTCGAAAAGCTGCCCGATCCTCGACCGCGATTCCTCAAGAGGTCGCAGCAGACTTACAAGTTCTGCTGGGATATCTAAATTTTTCCGCTGGAAATCCAGACCCCGGTTTTCACAGCGCACTGAATCGGCTGCACGGCTGGATCGATACGGAGTTTCCGTGGAATCGTCTGCGGGTTTTGCTCGGCGAATATTTGCGCAAGGCCGAAGGACAGTCGGCGGCATTTGCCGATACCGGGCAGGTCGAATCGGTTTTGAAGCTGGTGTTCGACGAAGTCGCTCCGGAATATCTCCGATTCCATCGAGATTTATTGTTCCATTTGCCCGACGGCACCCTACAGCAGCCCTTTTTTCTGGCGAGGTTGTTCGAAGCCACGTTAGCGCAAGGTCCGCCGTGGGATGAAACCGAACGGATTGTCGCAGGCGCGTTGAAGCAACTGAACGACTTCATCGGGCATCGTCCGATTGCGGTCCTGGAATCGGGCCGTAGGATGCAGCCGTATCCGCATGAGCGGTTTCGCCCGGTCCCCATTTATATTCAGCAAGCAGGCGTCGCCGTTGGCAAATACCAGAAGCTAATTGAGACCACGCTGAACATCTTACGGGCTTCGCCACCGGCGTTGTTGCGAGACGCCTATTTCGATTTGGATCAACTGCAAGAAGTCGCCATCGATGTGCGGGCGTACGATCAAAGCCATCCGGTATACAAACGGACAAACTACACATTCGGCGAATGGGATCCGCACTGCATCGATAACAAAGGGTTGTACCATCGTTTCATCGTGCGGCAAATTGTCGTCGATGCCTTGGTCGATTGGATCGAGCAAGCCGAGGATATGACCGAAGAAGAGGCGCTGTATCAAGCAGCGGCTGCGTTGTGCGGGACGATGTTGATGGCATCGTCGATCAGCGGCGCCGGCCCCGATACGCATACGTCGGACATCAGCCTTACGACCTTGTTGCCCAAAGTCGCGCGACAACGGGACGCGTTTTATACGCGGTTGATGGAATCCCTCTCCGGGCTGGTGGCTGAGAAAATCATTGCCGAAGCACGGGTGCACCGGCAACCGTTCGGACGCGTCCGGCAGCATTTGAATTTGTTTCTCGCCGATTACGGAGCGCGGCAACTGCAACATGTGCATACGTCGCTGCTGTATGCGAGGATGGGGTATCCCGAAGAATCGATGCGGCACGCGAATACGATTCCTTCGTCGGCGGCGCGGATTGAATGCGAGATTCAGTGCGCGATTACGGCTGCCAATATTGATTTGGATCACAACGAGATCACTGCGGCCGCTCAGCGGGCGGCGGAAATTCCGGATTTGATTCATCGAGGAATCGGCTGCGGCGCGCTGGTCGATCCGTGGAATATTCTGGGCTTTCAAGGTTTGTTTCCGTTATTCACCGCGCGGGAAGATAGCATTGTTGATCCGCGGGTCGATGTGTTGATCGATCTGGTAGACCGCGTCTTCAGCTTGTTCGCACGTTTGATGAGCGAGGCGGCCGCTGCCGGGGACCGGGAGACGTTGGATAAGATCTCGACGGAGTTTCACAACTTGGCCGACGAATGGGATCGCTACGCCACGACAGCCGTGGCCGACTTGCCACCCGTCTCGGGACAAGAAAGTTGGCAGTCGGCGTCGCACGTGGCGGAGATGCTGGCCGAATGGCGGACCGCTGGCGAATCGGCGGGAGACATTGCATTTTGGCGGCAGCAGGTCGAACGCTTTCATTCCCCCAAGTCATACGCGCTGGTCGTCTCGGCCTTATTGGACAAAGGGGATATTGTCGCATCGATGGGGCTGCTGATTCAGTGGCTCAGCGAAGGGGAAACCGTTTCGCTCGAATCGGGGAACTACTCGTTTCACATTTTGGCGGGACGGTGGTTGGAAATGGTGCTCACGCCCCTCGAAGACGAAGACCCCGCCGCGACCAGCCGCCGCGCTTGGCCAAAGATTCAAAAGTTCTTCGATTACCTCGAAGCCAACGCTGGCGCATATTGGTCCGTCCCCTCGTTTAACGAAGCAATGGCCGGCGAACAGGACATGCTGCTCGACGACGAGGAACTTGAGGACATCGAAGGTGACGACGAGGACGACGACGAAGCGAACCTCTTCGAGGCGGCTTATGAGGACGTGACGTTCAAAGAAAGCGCCCGCGACGGCCGCAGCGGCGACACGGTCGACGACGATCTTTTCTCGCGGGACAGCGAATTCGATTCGCTCAGTTCGGGACTGCGTGACCGGTTGGTCTTTCTGGCCAATCTGTCGCATCTGCGGCAAATTGCAGCGGCGAACATGTCGTCCGCCATGTCACCCACCGCCGACGATGCGGCTGATTTTGCTGCGACGTTGGGCGAGACGATCCTGCATTGGCGGCAACATGACACGGCGCTACTCAAGGGCCTGAAAGTGCTCATCGAATCGGTTTCCGACATGGAATCGGACCTGCCGATGGGCGATCAGGAATCGTTGATCGAATTCGACCGCCAGTCGCAGATGAAGATCGAGTTGTTGCGGATGTTGATCATTGTCTTCAGCAAATGCGGCGACTCCTCGCGGACGTTGTTGAGCTGTTTGCCGGACAAACCGTCGGCAGCAGTCTTGAAAGGTTGGGAGCAATCGGCCGTTCCGTTGTACCGCGCCATTTTTCGTTCCGACGTCGCGCAGACGCAAGCGTTGTTGCCGCCATTCCTCAAAGCGATCTCGCGGCGACCGTTGTTGTACGTGCCGCTGCACGAGGGAGGAGATCCGCTGGCGATCGCCCGCGTGCGGACATTGCAATCAGCGATTCAATTTCTGTTGGAGCAGTTGCCGCGACTGGGTTTGTTGCGCGAGACGTGGCATACGCTAAAGACAGCGCAATTGATGGAACGCCGCAGCAACCGCGCCGGTGTGACGGTCACGGAATTCGCCGGATTGTTTTCAACCGCCTTGCGGAATTCGCTGAGTTGTGTGATCCGGAGTTCCGAAGATTGGGAAAACGGAAAATTCACCGACGAACAGTTGATTCAATCGGTTGGTGAAATCGGCGAATACTATCTGGAACTGTGGCTGGACCACAGCAGCACGATGCGGATTTCCACCGTCGAAGCGCTGAACGACCGCGTGGCTTGGTCCGAAGTCAAATGGTTCATCCGCCGATATGGTCAGGATCTGTTTTACGGCGGCAATCTGACCTTGGGGGGCATTCGGGCGATCTTGCGTCAAGGGGTTGAATCGTACCTGGACATGCTGGAAGAGGACGACGATCCGTTGAATCCAATGCGATTGGTGGAGGATCTTTCCAGCGGCGAATTGGATCGAGAAGACGCAGCCGATTGCTTGGAAATCATCCTCCGCTGTTTGCAGGACAAATACGAACGCTTTATCGAATACAACAGCACGACCACGCAATCGGACTACGGCGAAAACATTTACCAGTTGTTGGCGTTCCTGCGGTTGGAGGCCGATTACGACCGCAAGGCGTGGGATCTGACGCCGGTGGCGATTGTGCACGAAGCGCTGGCCCGTGAGGGCGCGATCGAAGCGGCGGAGATTTGGCAGGACGTGTTCCGCATTAAAACCGAAACGCTTTCGGAGACATTTTTGCGGAACCTGGCGCGGCTGGAGCGCGCGTGCAGCATCAAACTGCCGAGTTTGCGA
Coding sequences within it:
- a CDS encoding Nramp family divalent metal transporter, producing the protein MSETPQFSADDVTELDTGKRKVPKDQMPGVANMPAWNVGELIDAPKFGWRQWTLLLGPGLLMGGSAIGGGEWLMGPLVTAKYGGSLLWLATLSILGQVIYNLEISRYTLYTGEPIFTGKFRMVPGPTFWVFIYLLLDFGSVFPYLAANAATPLAAVILGHIPDPENVVYERHLLKYLGYGIFLAAMIPLIFGGKIYNSLKALMTFKIITVLGFLVVLGMFYSHTATWVDIFGGFVKFGNVPIRRGEDLNHNGKLDPGEDWDHDGRLDVKEPMLKPLLDSDGDGKPDATDIYETGQPDNMVTIQQGDETVYWPDLDKDGQPDKTVLLDTNNDDVPDTEFPLDADQDGQLDKFVDIDGPNKDGHVTRDGDNVANIFTTLYRGEPMPDIDWSMIAFLSALVAISGSGGLSNTPVSNYTRDQGWGMGHLVGAIPSVVGGQDLELSHEGTVFVVNEESLPRWKRWYKHILRDQLVVWMPACFFGLALPSMLSVQFLPRGAVIDDQWTAAGMTAGAVQDAVGGTLGQLAWFMTLFCGFLVLAPSMATSADGVIRRWVDVFWTSSPRLHKVEPKHIRYVYFAVLAVYATFGMTMLSLGKPVTLLLIATTIFNFALGFSCWHTLWLNLVLLPQQIRPGWFARITLFLSGCFFWTVATISATITLQKFGLL
- a CDS encoding universal stress protein; translation: MINLKRILVATDFSEHSNVAVKYATALAQAFDSEVILCHVVEAPDLISQIPPTGEGYFPPNFQEQQREAAEKECAKIIADSGIKNGRSLIVEGSAFFEVIRAAKAEDVDLVIVGTHGRGAIAHVLLGSVAEKIVRKAPCPVLTVREGEHEFVMP